In Tsuneonella dongtanensis, a single window of DNA contains:
- a CDS encoding ribonuclease R family protein, giving the protein MKKNHRSGTPTRAQILEFLQSSPTIAGKREIAKAFGLKGQEKIALKALLKDMAEEGLIDGKKTAYHRMGGVPKVTVLRIAEIEDGEPYAIPDAWSPDDATPPPRLRVIEGRKGRGNAKFPALKVGDRILARTEETGRGWTAHPMKKLPARTDGLMGVVELDRTGKGWLAPVDKRVRTSSPIADLGGAEEGQLVLAEPAGKSPRSGVNVVEVLGDPLAPKAFSLIAIAKHGIPHVFGEETIAEAERAAQLPLSAEHREDLRDLPIVAIDPADARDHDDAIWAEPDGEGGYRAVVAIADVSFYVRPGGQLDREARKRGNSVYFPDRVVPMLPEVLSADVCSLKEGEDRAAMACHLRISPEGKVTKFRFTRALVRIAHNIAYEDAQAEIDGDAPREFLSHLWGAWKLLAAARAARDPLELELPERQVRLDEHGKISEIAIRERLDAHRVVEDFMIAANVAAAKALEAKTAPVVYRVHEAPGREKLVALRDYMKTFGHSLALGQVITPGLFNRLLKDIVDDSEKAQVMEAVLRSQTQAYYGPANAGHFGLALGSYAHFTSPIRRYADLLVHRALVDAYKLEQPKPKGSLPESTGLSDRDRADLSKVSEAISQAERRAMEAERETIDRYVAAWLAGRVGEVFPTRITGVQSFGFFATIVGLGGDGLIPVSTLGSEYFTYDEAAQRLVGKDSGTTYAPGDKLELRLAEANPLTGALKFELPNAEGRIEPRGNRPPPKDRPKPKHLQGKRGRPGNIRHQGRGR; this is encoded by the coding sequence ATGAAGAAGAACCACAGATCCGGGACGCCCACCCGGGCGCAGATCCTCGAATTCCTCCAGTCGAGTCCGACGATCGCCGGCAAGCGCGAGATCGCCAAGGCTTTCGGGTTGAAGGGGCAGGAAAAGATCGCGCTGAAGGCGCTGCTCAAGGACATGGCCGAGGAAGGCCTGATCGACGGTAAGAAGACCGCCTATCACCGCATGGGCGGCGTGCCCAAGGTCACCGTGCTGCGCATCGCAGAGATCGAGGACGGCGAACCCTATGCCATTCCCGACGCCTGGTCGCCCGACGACGCCACTCCGCCGCCGCGGCTGCGGGTGATCGAAGGCAGGAAGGGCCGCGGCAACGCGAAGTTTCCCGCGCTCAAGGTCGGCGACCGCATCCTTGCGCGGACCGAGGAAACCGGGCGCGGCTGGACCGCGCATCCGATGAAGAAGCTGCCCGCGCGGACCGACGGGCTGATGGGGGTGGTCGAGCTCGACCGGACCGGCAAGGGCTGGCTTGCGCCGGTCGACAAGCGGGTGCGTACGTCGAGCCCGATCGCCGACCTGGGCGGGGCGGAAGAGGGGCAGCTCGTGCTCGCCGAGCCGGCGGGCAAGTCGCCGCGCTCGGGCGTCAATGTCGTCGAGGTCCTCGGCGATCCGCTTGCACCCAAGGCCTTCAGCCTGATCGCCATCGCCAAGCACGGCATTCCGCACGTCTTCGGCGAAGAGACGATCGCCGAAGCAGAGCGTGCCGCGCAATTGCCGCTGTCGGCCGAACATCGCGAGGACCTGCGCGACCTGCCGATCGTCGCGATCGATCCGGCCGACGCGCGCGACCACGACGACGCGATCTGGGCCGAACCCGACGGGGAGGGCGGATACCGCGCCGTCGTCGCGATCGCGGACGTGTCGTTCTACGTCCGCCCAGGCGGCCAGCTCGACCGCGAAGCGCGCAAGCGCGGCAACTCGGTCTATTTCCCCGATCGCGTGGTGCCCATGCTGCCCGAGGTGCTGAGCGCCGACGTCTGCTCCCTGAAGGAAGGCGAGGACCGCGCGGCGATGGCGTGCCACCTGCGCATTTCGCCCGAGGGGAAGGTCACCAAGTTCCGCTTCACCCGCGCGCTGGTCCGCATTGCGCACAACATCGCCTATGAGGACGCCCAGGCCGAAATCGACGGCGATGCTCCGCGCGAATTCCTGTCGCATCTGTGGGGCGCGTGGAAGCTGCTCGCGGCCGCACGGGCGGCACGCGATCCGCTCGAACTCGAACTCCCCGAGCGGCAGGTCAGGCTCGACGAGCACGGCAAGATCAGCGAGATCGCGATCCGCGAACGGCTCGATGCGCACCGCGTGGTCGAGGACTTCATGATCGCCGCCAACGTCGCTGCGGCCAAGGCGCTCGAGGCGAAGACCGCACCCGTCGTCTACCGCGTCCACGAAGCGCCGGGGCGCGAGAAGCTCGTCGCGCTGCGCGATTACATGAAGACCTTCGGCCACAGCCTCGCGCTGGGGCAGGTGATCACGCCCGGTCTGTTCAATCGCCTGCTCAAGGACATTGTCGACGACAGCGAGAAGGCGCAGGTCATGGAAGCCGTCCTGCGCAGCCAGACGCAGGCGTATTACGGCCCGGCCAATGCGGGGCACTTCGGCCTTGCGCTGGGCAGCTACGCGCACTTCACGTCGCCCATCCGGCGCTATGCCGACCTGCTCGTGCACCGCGCGCTGGTCGATGCCTACAAGCTCGAACAGCCGAAGCCGAAGGGCAGCCTGCCGGAATCGACCGGCCTGTCGGATCGCGACCGCGCCGACCTGTCGAAGGTGTCCGAAGCAATCAGCCAGGCGGAACGCCGCGCGATGGAGGCCGAGCGCGAGACGATCGACCGTTACGTCGCCGCCTGGCTCGCCGGGCGCGTTGGCGAGGTTTTCCCGACCCGCATCACCGGAGTGCAGAGCTTCGGCTTCTTCGCCACCATCGTCGGCCTCGGCGGCGACGGTCTGATCCCTGTTTCGACCCTCGGCAGCGAATACTTCACCTACGACGAGGCGGCCCAGCGGCTCGTTGGCAAGGACAGCGGCACGACCTACGCGCCCGGCGACAAGCTCGAACTGCGGCTTGCCGAAGCGAACCCGCTCACCGGCGCGCTGAAGTTCGAGCTGCCGAATGCCGAGGGCCGGATCGAGCCGCGCGGCAACCGGCCGCCGCCCAAGGACAGGCCCAAGCCGAAGCACCTGCAGGGCAAGCGCGGGCGCCCCGGCAACATCCGTCACCAGGGCCGGGGGCGCTAG
- a CDS encoding helix-turn-helix domain-containing protein, which yields MDIAPVGEQLREWRTRRRMSQMDLALDSEISTRHLSFIETGRAKPSAEMLDRLADTLQVPHRARNALLLAAGYAPVYRERDLAEDEMAAMRAIVDHVLAGHEPYPALAVDRHWNMIAANASVAILTEQVAPELLTPPANVLRIALHPDGLAPQIVNYGEWRAHILHRLDLQIEASADPALAELREELASYDRQANDNETTGPSAIAVPLVLDTTVGRISFVSTVTIFGTPVDITLSELAIEAFYPADRESAELLRKIGG from the coding sequence ATGGACATCGCACCCGTGGGAGAACAACTGCGCGAATGGCGCACGCGGAGGCGGATGAGCCAGATGGACCTCGCGCTCGACAGCGAAATCTCCACCCGGCACCTGAGCTTCATCGAAACAGGGCGCGCCAAGCCCAGTGCCGAGATGCTCGACAGGCTCGCCGATACGCTCCAGGTCCCGCACCGCGCGCGCAACGCCCTCCTGTTGGCGGCCGGATACGCGCCCGTTTACCGCGAGCGCGACCTTGCGGAGGACGAGATGGCGGCGATGCGCGCCATCGTCGACCACGTCCTTGCCGGGCATGAGCCTTATCCCGCTCTGGCAGTCGACCGACACTGGAACATGATCGCCGCCAACGCCTCGGTCGCGATCCTGACCGAACAGGTAGCGCCTGAATTGTTGACCCCTCCCGCCAACGTACTGAGGATCGCGCTCCACCCTGACGGCCTTGCGCCGCAGATCGTCAACTACGGCGAGTGGCGCGCGCATATCCTCCACCGGTTGGATCTGCAGATAGAGGCCAGTGCCGATCCCGCGCTCGCCGAACTCCGGGAAGAGCTGGCGTCCTACGACCGGCAGGCGAACGATAACGAAACGACCGGGCCAAGCGCGATCGCGGTGCCGCTGGTGCTCGACACGACCGTGGGACGCATTTCCTTCGTCTCGACGGTCACGATCTTCGGCACGCCGGTCGACATCACGCTGAGCGAACTGGCGATCGAAGCGTTCTATCCGGCCGACCGTGAATCGGCGGAATTGCTGCGCAAGATCGGCGGCTAG